Proteins encoded by one window of Amaranthus tricolor cultivar Red isolate AtriRed21 chromosome 4, ASM2621246v1, whole genome shotgun sequence:
- the LOC130811094 gene encoding uncharacterized protein LOC130811094 isoform X1, translating to MGEHEEWAQPSGLLPNGLLSNESASLVRVLDAERWSKAEDRIAELIACIQPNQPSEERRNAVADYVQRLIMKCFPCQVFTFGSVPLKTYLPDGDIDLTAFCKSQSLKDSWAGKVRDILISEEKNENAEFRVKEVQYIQAEVKIIKCLVENIVVDISFNQLGGLCTLCFLEEVDHLINQNHLFKRSIILIKAWCYYESRILGAHHGLISTYALETLVLYIFHVFNNSFAGPLEVLYRFLEFFSIFDWDNFCVSLWGPVPISALPDVTAEPPRKDGGELLLSKLFLDACSAVYAVFPGNHENQGQPFLSKHFNVIDPLRVNNNLGRSVNKGNFYRIRSAFAFGAKRLARLLDCPEENIVSELNQFFMNTWERHGSGIRPDAPNSDLRALNSDDQSSTQENASCSNNTNDTPSFKEIDIEVPPSARSLSSQQASCPLESNSRSDDVSMKSFENPKYSRISEQAEKDNSAQSEQIDRNKKNLKSDHLVKEVHGKYLFARTRSSPELTDAYYDVSSRTRRNKPNESGRNQVASLKMDSNRRKHTAPENLTTHNTVSSSDDLSSRRHSSSHHVVDVPADSNSLLNKIIDDSTGVISEDQTSVIGAQGVHHEERDLVNMVASPLHNFGGQIRVPLNLTPTHLPVPVPVPESVLASIGYAQRNMGGMVPANIPLINPHWAANLQFQQGLMSSPLTPYFPGAGLSTNSEDLIEQGDENFGSTEMARLGADTESWHDCNAASSGGFGQDDRNSGTLHADDRQPSTSGSSNFVPSSRMANSGSSFKSQPKVTKEHRASTRDEFMETFQNQENRINSSYTDDRVSSARFSSASQAGSVRSKTSSESSWDGSSARMPKVGREKGGRKIVTSASVPPNIHGKDKNIYEHSNAELDEENRDWNNVSTIGNEIEELSSSPRASTLHSPRNSLPGIKVPQTSGSDSVLPIAPMVLGHGPRQRVMDNSVSFTFYPTGPPIPFVTMLPLNYFPAEAGNSDPSTNFVSGEDCPDNSGSRHNIDMSEGHDTPNVLDPFNSMRRPALTSLVEPKSDILHSDFASHWQNLQYGRFCQGPKLPGHPSSVVVPPIYLQGRFPWDGPGRPVAANMNLLSQIVSYGSPLMPFGPVQPVPSRPSTVYQRYADELPRYRCGTGTYLPNPKASVRDRHSSGSRRNNYNYDRSDHSDREGNWNVAKAKAAGRGNNRSQAEKSRIDRLGANESQTDRSWSTYRHDQIASYQGQNGPSQPGSSQTSSVNMAYGTYPLQGGINPSGLTSNGSSVPSVVMLYPYDHNSGFASPGEQLEFGSLGPMNAVGTNDASQPVDGTHLRRPFEDQRFHRSSAQHSSPDQPSSPHFRRRH from the exons ATGGGCGAGCATGAGGAATGGGCACAGCCAAGTGGGCTACTTCCAAATGGCTTGTTATCCAATGAATCTGCTTCGTTGGTTCGTGTGCTCGATGCAGAGCGTTGGTCAAAAGCAGAAGATAGAATTGCAGAGCTTATAGCCTGCATTCAACCCAATCAACCATCCGAAGAAAGGAGAAATGCCGTTGCAGATTATGTGCAACGGTTGATTATGAAGTGTTTTCCCTGTCAG GTTTTCACTTTTGGGTCTGTTCCTCTAAAGACATATTTACCGGATGGGGATATTGACTTGACGGCATTTTGTAAAAGTCAATCTCTAAAGGACTCATGGGCTGGTAAAGTGCGTGATATACTAATAAGTGAGGAAAAGAATGAAAATGCTGAATTCCGTGTAAAAGAGGTGCAGTACATTCAGGCAGAA GTAAAGATAATCAAGTGTCTTGTGGAAAATATTGTTGTGGACATATCATTTAATCAATTGGGTGGGTTATGCACCTTGTGTTTCCTTGAGGAG GTTGACCATTTGATTAATCAGAATCATCTGTTTAAGCGTAgcattatattaattaaagcaTGGTGCTATTATGAAAGTCGTATTTTGGGTGCTCATCATGGGCTTATATCTACGTATGCTCTGGAGACCTTGGTGCTTTACATATTTCATGTTTTCAATAATTCCTTTGCTGGTCCTTTAGAG GTTCTCTACCGTTTTTTGGAGTTCTTCAGTATTTTTGATTGGGATAATTTCTGCGTTAGCCTATGGGGTCCTGTACCCATTAGTGCACTTCCTGATGTAACTG CGGAACCTCCTCGTAAAGATGGCGGGGAGTTGTTGCTAAGTAAATTATTTCTTGACGCTTGTAGTGCTGTGTATGCTGTCTTTCCTGGAAATCATGAAAATCAGGGTCAGCCTTTTCTTTCCAAGCATTTCAATGTCATTGACCCTTTGCGTGTGAACAATAACCTTGGGAGAAGTGTTAATAAAG GAAATTTTTATAGGATTCGCAGTGCATTTGCTTTCGGGGCAAAGAGACTAGCTAGGCTGTTAGACTGTCCGGAGGAGAACATAGTTTCGGAGTTAAACCAATTTTTTATGAACACATGGGAGAGGCATGGTAGTGGCATCCGTCCTGACGCCCCAAATAGTGACTTAAGAGCACTAAATTCAGATGATCAATCAAGTACTCAAGAAAATGCTTCATGTAGCAATAATACGAATGATACTCCATCATTTAAAGAAATTGATATCGAGGTTCCTCCGAGTGCTCGTTCTCTATCCTCTCAACAAGCTAGCTGTCCACTTGAAAGCAATTCCAGAAGTGATGATGTTTCTATGAAGAGTTTTGAGAATCCAAAGTACTCGAGGATTTCAGAGCAAGCCGAAAAAGACAATTCTGCTCAGAGTGAACAAATTGACAGAAAcaagaaaaacttaaaatctGATCATTTGGTGAAAGAAGTGCACGGTAAGTATCTTTTTGCCAGGACACGATCAAGTCCTGAGCTCACTGATGCATACTATGATGTTTCTTCTCGAACAAGGCGCAATAAACCTAATGAAAGTGGGAGAAATCAGGTTGCTTCTTTGAAGATGGATAGCAACCGAAGAAAACACACAGCACCTGAGAATTTGACGACTCATAACACTGTATCTTCATCTGATGATCTTTCATCTAGGAGACACAGTTCATCTCATCATGTTGTAGATGTTCCTGCTGATTCAAACAGTCttttaaacaaaattattgATGATTCTACTGGGGTCATTAGTGAGGATCAAACTTCTGTAATTGGGGCACAAGGGGTGCATCATGAGGAGCGAGATCTTGTAAACATGGTGGCATCCCCTTTACACAATTTTGGCGGTCAGATACGTGTGCCACTTAATCTCACACCAACTCATTTACCTGTACCAGTACCTGTACCTGAATCAGTGCTTGCTTCTATTGGATATGCTCAGAGAAACATGGGTGGGATGGTTCCTGCTAACATTCCCCTAATTAATCCTCACTGGGCCGCAAACCTGCAGTTTCAGCAGGGCCTGATGTCATCTCCCCTAACTCCATATTTTCCTGGAGCTGGTTTGTCAACGAATTCTGAGGATTTAATTGAACAAGGTGATGAGAATTTTGGTTCTACGGAAATGGCACGACTTGGTGCTGATACCGAATCTTGGCATGATTGTAATGCCGCTTCAAGTGGAGGTTTTGGTCAAGATGATAGGAATTCAGGAACGCTCCATGCTGATGATAGACAGCCTTCAACTTCTGGTAGTTCCAACTTTGTTCCTTCGTCTCGTATGGCTAATTCTGGGAGTTCTTTTAAATCACAGCCAAAAGTTACTAAGGAACACCGAGCGTCCACAAGAGATGAATTTATGGAAACTTTCCAAAACCAAGAGAATCGAATTAACAGCAGTTACACAGATGATAGAGTGTCTAGTGCCAGGTTTTCTTCAGCTTCTCAGGCTGGTTCAGTGAGAAGTAAGACATCATCTGAGAGTTCCTGGGATGGATCATCTGCAAGAATGCCAAAGGTTGGCAGAGAAAAGGGGGGGAGGAAAATTGTTACTTCAGCTTCCGTACCTCCTAATATTCATGGGAAAGATAAGAATATCTATGAACATTCCAATGCTGAGTTAGATGAAGAGAATCGAGATTGGAACAATGTATCCACAATAGGGAATGAAATTGAAGAATTAAGTTCTTCTCCGCGTGCATCAACTTTGCACTCCCCAAGAAACTCCTTGCCTGGCATTAAAGTGCCACAGACCAGTGGATCTGATTCTGTCTTACCTATTGCTCCAATGGTTTTGGGTCATGGCCCTCGGCAACGAGTAATGGACAATTCTGTTTCTTTCACATTTTATCCCACTGGACCACCAATTCCTTTTGTTACGATGCttcctttaaattattttcctgCCGAGGCTGGAAATTCTGACCCATCAACTAATTTTGTCAGTGGTGAAGACTGTCCTGATAATAGTGGTTCCAGGCATAACATTGATATGTCTGAGGGGCATGATACTCCGAATGTTTTAGATCCCTTTAATTCCATGAGACGGCCTGCATTAACTTCATTGGTGGAGCCTAAGTCCGATATTCTCCACAGTGACTTTGCTAGTCATTGGCAAAATTTGCAATATGGACGATTTTGCCAGGGCCCAAAACTTCCTGGTCACCCCTCTTCTGTTGTTGTACCTCCTATATACTTACAAGGTCGCTTTCCCTGGGATGGCCCCGGAAGACCTGTTGCCGCAAACATGAACCTTTTGTCTCAGATCGTGAGTTATGGCTCTCCTCTTATGCCATTTGGTCCTGTTCAGCCTGTGCCCAGTAGGCCTTCTACTGTTTATCAACGCTATGCTGATGAACTGCCGAGATATCGCTGTGGAACAGGAACCTATCTTCCAAACCCG AAGGCTTCTGTTAGAGATCGTCATTCATCTGGTTCAAGAAGGAACAATTACAACTACGACAGAAGTGATCACAGTGACAGAGAAGGAAATTGGAATGTTGCAAAAGCCAAAGCTGCTGGACGTGGTAACAACCGTAGCCAGGCCGAGAAGTCGAGGATCGATCGACTTGGAGCCAATGAGAGTCAAACTGATAGATCTTGGTCTACCTACAGACATGACCAAATAGCTTCATATCAGGGCCAAAATGGCCCATCACAGCCCGGATCTTCTCAGACAAGCTCGGTGAACATGGCTTATGGGACGTATCCATTGCAAGGTGGCATAAATCCAAGTGGGTTAACCTCAAATGGATCCTCGGTCCCTTCTGTTGTCATGTTATATCCGTATGATCACAATTCCGGCTTTGCATCACCTGGAGAGCAACTCGAGTTCGGGTCACTTGGCCCCATGAATGCTGTTGGCACAAATGATGCATCACAACCGGTTGATGGAACTCATCTGAGAAGACCGTTTGAGGATCAAAGATTTCATAGGAGCTCTGCACAACATTCTTCCCCAGACCAACCATCGTCCCCTCACTTCCGAAG GAGGCATTGA
- the LOC130811094 gene encoding uncharacterized protein LOC130811094 isoform X2, with translation MGEHEEWAQPSGLLPNGLLSNESASLVRVLDAERWSKAEDRIAELIACIQPNQPSEERRNAVADYVQRLIMKCFPCQVFTFGSVPLKTYLPDGDIDLTAFCKSQSLKDSWAGKVRDILISEEKNENAEFRVKEVQYIQAEVKIIKCLVENIVVDISFNQLGGLCTLCFLEEVDHLINQNHLFKRSIILIKAWCYYESRILGAHHGLISTYALETLVLYIFHVFNNSFAGPLEVLYRFLEFFSIFDWDNFCVSLWGPVPISALPDVTAEPPRKDGGELLLSKLFLDACSAVYAVFPGNHENQGQPFLSKHFNVIDPLRVNNNLGRSVNKGNFYRIRSAFAFGAKRLARLLDCPEENIVSELNQFFMNTWERHGSGIRPDAPNSDLRALNSDDQSSTQENASCSNNTNDTPSFKEIDIEVPPSARSLSSQQASCPLESNSRSDDVSMKSFENPKYSRISEQAEKDNSAQSEQIDRNKKNLKSDHLVKEVHGKYLFARTRSSPELTDAYYDVSSRTRRNKPNESGRNQVASLKMDSNRRKHTAPENLTTHNTVSSSDDLSSRRHSSSHHVVDVPADSNSLLNKIIDDSTGVISEDQTSVIGAQGVHHEERDLVNMVASPLHNFGGQIRVPLNLTPTHLPVPVPVPESVLASIGYAQRNMGGMVPANIPLINPHWAANLQFQQGLMSSPLTPYFPGAGLSTNSEDLIEQGDENFGSTEMARLGADTESWHDCNAASSGGFGQDDRNSGTLHADDRQPSTSGSSNFVPSSRMANSGSSFKSQPKVTKEHRASTRDEFMETFQNQENRINSSYTDDRVSSARFSSASQAGSVRSKTSSESSWDGSSARMPKVGREKGGRKIVTSASVPPNIHGKDKNIYEHSNAELDEENRDWNNVSTIGNEIEELSSSPRASTLHSPRNSLPGIKVPQTSGSDSVLPIAPMVLGHGPRQRVMDNSVSFTFYPTGPPIPFVTMLPLNYFPAEAGNSDPSTNFVSGEDCPDNSGSRHNIDMSEGHDTPNVLDPFNSMRRPALTSLVEPKSDILHSDFASHWQNLQYGRFCQGPKLPGHPSSVVVPPIYLQGRFPWDGPGRPVAANMNLLSQIVSYGSPLMPFGPVQPVPSRPSTVYQRYADELPRYRCGTGTYLPNPASVRDRHSSGSRRNNYNYDRSDHSDREGNWNVAKAKAAGRGNNRSQAEKSRIDRLGANESQTDRSWSTYRHDQIASYQGQNGPSQPGSSQTSSVNMAYGTYPLQGGINPSGLTSNGSSVPSVVMLYPYDHNSGFASPGEQLEFGSLGPMNAVGTNDASQPVDGTHLRRPFEDQRFHRSSAQHSSPDQPSSPHFRRRH, from the exons ATGGGCGAGCATGAGGAATGGGCACAGCCAAGTGGGCTACTTCCAAATGGCTTGTTATCCAATGAATCTGCTTCGTTGGTTCGTGTGCTCGATGCAGAGCGTTGGTCAAAAGCAGAAGATAGAATTGCAGAGCTTATAGCCTGCATTCAACCCAATCAACCATCCGAAGAAAGGAGAAATGCCGTTGCAGATTATGTGCAACGGTTGATTATGAAGTGTTTTCCCTGTCAG GTTTTCACTTTTGGGTCTGTTCCTCTAAAGACATATTTACCGGATGGGGATATTGACTTGACGGCATTTTGTAAAAGTCAATCTCTAAAGGACTCATGGGCTGGTAAAGTGCGTGATATACTAATAAGTGAGGAAAAGAATGAAAATGCTGAATTCCGTGTAAAAGAGGTGCAGTACATTCAGGCAGAA GTAAAGATAATCAAGTGTCTTGTGGAAAATATTGTTGTGGACATATCATTTAATCAATTGGGTGGGTTATGCACCTTGTGTTTCCTTGAGGAG GTTGACCATTTGATTAATCAGAATCATCTGTTTAAGCGTAgcattatattaattaaagcaTGGTGCTATTATGAAAGTCGTATTTTGGGTGCTCATCATGGGCTTATATCTACGTATGCTCTGGAGACCTTGGTGCTTTACATATTTCATGTTTTCAATAATTCCTTTGCTGGTCCTTTAGAG GTTCTCTACCGTTTTTTGGAGTTCTTCAGTATTTTTGATTGGGATAATTTCTGCGTTAGCCTATGGGGTCCTGTACCCATTAGTGCACTTCCTGATGTAACTG CGGAACCTCCTCGTAAAGATGGCGGGGAGTTGTTGCTAAGTAAATTATTTCTTGACGCTTGTAGTGCTGTGTATGCTGTCTTTCCTGGAAATCATGAAAATCAGGGTCAGCCTTTTCTTTCCAAGCATTTCAATGTCATTGACCCTTTGCGTGTGAACAATAACCTTGGGAGAAGTGTTAATAAAG GAAATTTTTATAGGATTCGCAGTGCATTTGCTTTCGGGGCAAAGAGACTAGCTAGGCTGTTAGACTGTCCGGAGGAGAACATAGTTTCGGAGTTAAACCAATTTTTTATGAACACATGGGAGAGGCATGGTAGTGGCATCCGTCCTGACGCCCCAAATAGTGACTTAAGAGCACTAAATTCAGATGATCAATCAAGTACTCAAGAAAATGCTTCATGTAGCAATAATACGAATGATACTCCATCATTTAAAGAAATTGATATCGAGGTTCCTCCGAGTGCTCGTTCTCTATCCTCTCAACAAGCTAGCTGTCCACTTGAAAGCAATTCCAGAAGTGATGATGTTTCTATGAAGAGTTTTGAGAATCCAAAGTACTCGAGGATTTCAGAGCAAGCCGAAAAAGACAATTCTGCTCAGAGTGAACAAATTGACAGAAAcaagaaaaacttaaaatctGATCATTTGGTGAAAGAAGTGCACGGTAAGTATCTTTTTGCCAGGACACGATCAAGTCCTGAGCTCACTGATGCATACTATGATGTTTCTTCTCGAACAAGGCGCAATAAACCTAATGAAAGTGGGAGAAATCAGGTTGCTTCTTTGAAGATGGATAGCAACCGAAGAAAACACACAGCACCTGAGAATTTGACGACTCATAACACTGTATCTTCATCTGATGATCTTTCATCTAGGAGACACAGTTCATCTCATCATGTTGTAGATGTTCCTGCTGATTCAAACAGTCttttaaacaaaattattgATGATTCTACTGGGGTCATTAGTGAGGATCAAACTTCTGTAATTGGGGCACAAGGGGTGCATCATGAGGAGCGAGATCTTGTAAACATGGTGGCATCCCCTTTACACAATTTTGGCGGTCAGATACGTGTGCCACTTAATCTCACACCAACTCATTTACCTGTACCAGTACCTGTACCTGAATCAGTGCTTGCTTCTATTGGATATGCTCAGAGAAACATGGGTGGGATGGTTCCTGCTAACATTCCCCTAATTAATCCTCACTGGGCCGCAAACCTGCAGTTTCAGCAGGGCCTGATGTCATCTCCCCTAACTCCATATTTTCCTGGAGCTGGTTTGTCAACGAATTCTGAGGATTTAATTGAACAAGGTGATGAGAATTTTGGTTCTACGGAAATGGCACGACTTGGTGCTGATACCGAATCTTGGCATGATTGTAATGCCGCTTCAAGTGGAGGTTTTGGTCAAGATGATAGGAATTCAGGAACGCTCCATGCTGATGATAGACAGCCTTCAACTTCTGGTAGTTCCAACTTTGTTCCTTCGTCTCGTATGGCTAATTCTGGGAGTTCTTTTAAATCACAGCCAAAAGTTACTAAGGAACACCGAGCGTCCACAAGAGATGAATTTATGGAAACTTTCCAAAACCAAGAGAATCGAATTAACAGCAGTTACACAGATGATAGAGTGTCTAGTGCCAGGTTTTCTTCAGCTTCTCAGGCTGGTTCAGTGAGAAGTAAGACATCATCTGAGAGTTCCTGGGATGGATCATCTGCAAGAATGCCAAAGGTTGGCAGAGAAAAGGGGGGGAGGAAAATTGTTACTTCAGCTTCCGTACCTCCTAATATTCATGGGAAAGATAAGAATATCTATGAACATTCCAATGCTGAGTTAGATGAAGAGAATCGAGATTGGAACAATGTATCCACAATAGGGAATGAAATTGAAGAATTAAGTTCTTCTCCGCGTGCATCAACTTTGCACTCCCCAAGAAACTCCTTGCCTGGCATTAAAGTGCCACAGACCAGTGGATCTGATTCTGTCTTACCTATTGCTCCAATGGTTTTGGGTCATGGCCCTCGGCAACGAGTAATGGACAATTCTGTTTCTTTCACATTTTATCCCACTGGACCACCAATTCCTTTTGTTACGATGCttcctttaaattattttcctgCCGAGGCTGGAAATTCTGACCCATCAACTAATTTTGTCAGTGGTGAAGACTGTCCTGATAATAGTGGTTCCAGGCATAACATTGATATGTCTGAGGGGCATGATACTCCGAATGTTTTAGATCCCTTTAATTCCATGAGACGGCCTGCATTAACTTCATTGGTGGAGCCTAAGTCCGATATTCTCCACAGTGACTTTGCTAGTCATTGGCAAAATTTGCAATATGGACGATTTTGCCAGGGCCCAAAACTTCCTGGTCACCCCTCTTCTGTTGTTGTACCTCCTATATACTTACAAGGTCGCTTTCCCTGGGATGGCCCCGGAAGACCTGTTGCCGCAAACATGAACCTTTTGTCTCAGATCGTGAGTTATGGCTCTCCTCTTATGCCATTTGGTCCTGTTCAGCCTGTGCCCAGTAGGCCTTCTACTGTTTATCAACGCTATGCTGATGAACTGCCGAGATATCGCTGTGGAACAGGAACCTATCTTCCAAACCCG GCTTCTGTTAGAGATCGTCATTCATCTGGTTCAAGAAGGAACAATTACAACTACGACAGAAGTGATCACAGTGACAGAGAAGGAAATTGGAATGTTGCAAAAGCCAAAGCTGCTGGACGTGGTAACAACCGTAGCCAGGCCGAGAAGTCGAGGATCGATCGACTTGGAGCCAATGAGAGTCAAACTGATAGATCTTGGTCTACCTACAGACATGACCAAATAGCTTCATATCAGGGCCAAAATGGCCCATCACAGCCCGGATCTTCTCAGACAAGCTCGGTGAACATGGCTTATGGGACGTATCCATTGCAAGGTGGCATAAATCCAAGTGGGTTAACCTCAAATGGATCCTCGGTCCCTTCTGTTGTCATGTTATATCCGTATGATCACAATTCCGGCTTTGCATCACCTGGAGAGCAACTCGAGTTCGGGTCACTTGGCCCCATGAATGCTGTTGGCACAAATGATGCATCACAACCGGTTGATGGAACTCATCTGAGAAGACCGTTTGAGGATCAAAGATTTCATAGGAGCTCTGCACAACATTCTTCCCCAGACCAACCATCGTCCCCTCACTTCCGAAG GAGGCATTGA